One Salvelinus fontinalis isolate EN_2023a chromosome 27, ASM2944872v1, whole genome shotgun sequence genomic region harbors:
- the LOC129825431 gene encoding uncharacterized protein C14orf132-like isoform X1: protein MDLSFMAAQSVMAGAFMDSPNDDDSTDHSLFNSSASVHAASMAAHDQPEREPMSRDAIWLWIAITATIGNIVVVGVVYAFTF from the coding sequence TCGGTCATGGCGGGGGCCTTCATGGACTCGCCCAATGATGACGACAGCACGGACCACTCACTTTTCAACTCCTCGGCCAGCGTCCACGCCGCCTCTATGGCGgcccatgaccagccggagcggGAGCCCATGTCCCGCGACGCCATCTGGCTTTGGATTGCAATCACCGCCACCATAGGGAACATTGTGGTCGTGGGAGTGGTGTACGCTTTCACTTTCTGA
- the LOC129825431 gene encoding uncharacterized protein C14orf132-like isoform X2: protein MAGAFMDSPNDDDSTDHSLFNSSASVHAASMAAHDQPEREPMSRDAIWLWIAITATIGNIVVVGVVYAFTF, encoded by the coding sequence ATGGCGGGGGCCTTCATGGACTCGCCCAATGATGACGACAGCACGGACCACTCACTTTTCAACTCCTCGGCCAGCGTCCACGCCGCCTCTATGGCGgcccatgaccagccggagcggGAGCCCATGTCCCGCGACGCCATCTGGCTTTGGATTGCAATCACCGCCACCATAGGGAACATTGTGGTCGTGGGAGTGGTGTACGCTTTCACTTTCTGA